One stretch of Sander lucioperca isolate FBNREF2018 chromosome 13, SLUC_FBN_1.2, whole genome shotgun sequence DNA includes these proteins:
- the med31 gene encoding mediator of RNA polymerase II transcription subunit 31, which yields METEEQARNRFQSELEFIQCLANPNYLNFLAQRGFLREKPFINYLKYLLYWKEPEYAKFLKYPHCLHMLELLQYEHFRKELVNAQCTKFIDEQQLLHWQHYSRKRTRLQQALAEQQPPQQQPPQHGNAATK from the exons ATGGAAACAG AGGAGCAGGCCAGGAACCGTTTCCAGTCCGAGCTGGAGTTCATCCAGTGTTTGGCCAACCCAAACTACCTCAACT TTTTAGCTCAGAGAGGATTCCTGAGAGAGAAACCCTTCATTAACTACCTGAAGTACCTGCTGTACTGGAAGGAGCCGGAGTACGCCAAGTTCCTCAA GTACCCCCACTGCCTGCacatgctggagctgctgcagtaCGAGCACTTCAGGAAGGAGCTGGTCAACGCTCAGTGCACCAAGTTCATAGAcgagcagcagctgctgcactGGCAGCACTACTCCCGCAAACGCACCCGGCTGCAGCAGGCGCTGGCGGAGCAGCAGCCGCCGCAGCAGCAGCCGCCGCAGCACGGCAACGCTGCCACCAAGTAG